The following coding sequences lie in one Megalodesulfovibrio gigas DSM 1382 = ATCC 19364 genomic window:
- a CDS encoding putative bifunctional diguanylate cyclase/phosphodiesterase — MQAHPRDSDNTQHTILIVDDEPINLKLLGTHLRKRGYLVVDADSGRAALEVAKTGPDLILLDIMMPGLDGLETCKLLKDDPVTRDIPVIFLSALSDVEVKTRGFEVGGVDYVSKPFDSRELLARVTTQLTLRRQERQLRAYASMLEGEVQERSEQLDQTRQSLEQSELLYRTLFESTGTALAVLQHDGVVKVFNNEFLAITGYSRRELANNFSCFRIVHPEDVSWVTANHHRRRSDPAAAPGRYEFRLLRADGEVRNVALAVAMIPNTKDSVISMLDITDRKRAEEQVLYHALHDTLTGLPNRTLLLDQLGKEIRQVQQEPKHKFCVLLLDLDRFNMINESLGHGTGDDLLVALAARLTGALEIMHTGASLLARLGGDEFAILLAGLHHFDEAARIADHLLGTVRIPFALSGQELVTTASIGIAGSHITYDKPEDVLRDADTALHRAKLRGKARYEVFDQEMHFKARQLMQLVTDLRLAIRNREFVLHYQPIVSLKSGNVRGVEALIRWNHPERGMVSPGEFIPVAEESGLIVPIGQWVLQEACAAMSRVTQDICAQRGEPLCLMLSVNLSGKQFGQEDIFDQVKRVLDDTGFPPQCLKLELTESVVMENAQTAVALLQRLKALDVQISIDDFGTGYSSLSYLQRFPVDMLKIDRSFVSRMSHGSENMEIARTIVALAHSLDMKVVAEGVETFEQAQLLRDLGCEYAQGYYYARPMALEALHAGGLFLKQFDLDTPLE, encoded by the coding sequence ATGCAGGCCCACCCCAGGGATAGCGACAACACGCAGCACACCATCCTCATCGTGGATGATGAACCCATCAACCTTAAATTGTTGGGCACGCATCTGCGCAAACGAGGCTATCTCGTGGTGGATGCTGACAGCGGCCGCGCGGCGCTGGAGGTGGCAAAGACCGGCCCGGATCTCATCCTGCTCGACATCATGATGCCGGGCCTGGACGGGCTGGAAACTTGCAAGCTGCTCAAGGACGATCCCGTCACGCGGGATATCCCCGTCATTTTTCTGTCCGCCCTGAGCGATGTGGAGGTCAAGACCCGTGGCTTCGAGGTGGGCGGGGTGGATTACGTCTCCAAGCCCTTCGACTCCCGCGAGCTGCTGGCCCGCGTGACCACGCAGCTCACCCTGCGCCGCCAGGAGCGCCAGCTGCGGGCGTACGCCAGCATGCTGGAAGGCGAGGTCCAGGAGCGTTCCGAGCAGCTGGACCAGACCCGGCAGTCCCTGGAACAGTCCGAACTGCTCTACCGCACCCTGTTCGAGAGCACAGGCACCGCCCTGGCCGTGTTGCAGCACGACGGCGTGGTCAAGGTGTTCAACAACGAATTTCTGGCCATCACCGGCTACAGCCGCCGGGAACTCGCCAACAACTTTTCCTGCTTCCGCATCGTCCATCCCGAGGACGTCTCCTGGGTGACGGCCAACCACCACCGCCGCCGCAGCGATCCTGCCGCTGCGCCCGGGCGCTACGAGTTCCGGCTGCTGCGCGCCGACGGCGAGGTGCGCAACGTGGCCCTGGCCGTGGCCATGATCCCCAACACCAAAGACAGCGTCATCTCGATGCTGGACATCACGGACCGCAAGCGCGCCGAAGAACAGGTGCTGTACCATGCCCTGCACGACACGCTCACCGGCCTGCCCAACCGTACCCTGCTGCTGGATCAGTTGGGCAAGGAGATCCGGCAGGTTCAGCAGGAGCCCAAGCACAAATTCTGCGTGCTGCTGCTGGATCTGGACCGCTTCAACATGATCAACGAAAGCCTGGGCCATGGCACCGGGGACGATCTGCTGGTGGCCCTGGCCGCCCGGCTCACCGGGGCGCTGGAAATCATGCACACCGGCGCCTCCCTGCTGGCGCGCCTGGGCGGCGATGAATTCGCCATCCTGCTTGCGGGCTTGCATCACTTTGACGAAGCCGCCCGCATTGCCGATCACCTGCTGGGCACGGTGCGCATCCCCTTTGCCCTCTCCGGCCAGGAACTTGTGACCACCGCCAGCATCGGCATTGCCGGCAGCCACATCACCTACGACAAGCCCGAAGACGTGCTGCGCGATGCAGACACCGCCCTGCACCGGGCCAAGCTGCGCGGCAAGGCCCGCTACGAAGTGTTCGACCAGGAAATGCACTTCAAGGCCCGCCAGCTCATGCAGCTGGTGACGGATTTGCGCCTGGCCATCCGCAACCGGGAATTCGTACTGCATTACCAGCCCATTGTGTCCCTCAAGTCGGGCAACGTCCGCGGGGTGGAGGCCCTCATCCGCTGGAACCATCCCGAACGCGGCATGGTCAGCCCCGGAGAATTCATCCCTGTTGCCGAGGAATCAGGCCTCATCGTGCCCATCGGCCAATGGGTGCTGCAGGAAGCCTGCGCCGCCATGAGCCGCGTGACTCAGGATATCTGCGCCCAGCGCGGCGAGCCCCTGTGCCTGATGCTTTCCGTGAACCTCTCGGGCAAGCAGTTCGGTCAGGAAGACATCTTCGATCAGGTCAAGCGTGTGCTGGACGACACCGGCTTCCCGCCCCAGTGCCTCAAGCTGGAGCTCACGGAAAGCGTAGTCATGGAGAATGCCCAGACCGCCGTGGCCCTGCTGCAACGCCTCAAGGCCCTGGACGTGCAGATCTCCATCGACGACTTCGGCACCGGCTACTCCTCCCTCTCCTACCTGCAACGCTTCCCCGTGGACATGCTCAAGATCGACCGCTCCTTCGTCAGCCGCATGAGCCACGGCAGCGAAAACATGGAGATCGCCCGCACCATCGTGGCCCTGGCCCACAGCCTGGACATGAAAGTGGTGGCCGAAGGCGTGGAAACCTTCGAGCAGGCCCAGCTCCTGCGCGACCTGGGCTGCGAATACGCCCAGGGCTACTACTACGCCCGGCCCATGGCCCTGGAAGCCCTGCACGCCGGCGGGCTGTTCCTCAAACAATTCGACCTGGATACCCCCCTGGAATAG
- a CDS encoding chemotaxis protein CheX: MTQPSGVEIAKPFVKATINVFSTMARIEPKPGKPFVKKDRTAQGDVSAIVGFTGAKNGSISVSFSKKCAVAVVKAMLGDDVQDIVQDAKDAVGEVTNMISGQARASLAEMGLLFQGSTPSVIMGDNHTITHITSQPVVCIPFETDHGPFFVEFVFE; encoded by the coding sequence ATGACCCAGCCAAGCGGGGTGGAAATCGCTAAGCCGTTTGTCAAGGCGACAATCAACGTGTTTTCCACCATGGCCAGGATTGAGCCGAAGCCCGGCAAGCCATTTGTGAAAAAGGACCGCACCGCCCAGGGGGACGTTTCCGCCATCGTCGGCTTTACCGGCGCCAAAAACGGCAGCATCTCGGTCTCGTTCAGCAAAAAATGCGCCGTGGCCGTGGTCAAGGCCATGCTTGGCGATGACGTGCAGGACATCGTGCAGGATGCCAAGGACGCCGTGGGCGAGGTGACCAACATGATTTCCGGGCAGGCCCGGGCCTCCCTGGCCGAAATGGGGCTGTTGTTCCAGGGATCCACCCCCTCGGTGATCATGGGGGACAACCACACCATTACGCACATCACCTCCCAGCCGGTTGTCTGCATCCCGTTCGAAACCGACCATGGCCCGTTTTTTGTGGAATTTGTGTTCGAATAG
- a CDS encoding response regulator produces MEAQAHLDEEDLPALLGLAVTPLGDAAVDSMARGVLRALLLAHPRCLARALEHDSPQVQRAAVHAAASLNAAASGAQDALESLVALARDARQAEAQSELLLEALTALAQLNLDMLRQADALAVFRTYLAHPDTLISGVCLSMIGALQDCQSLPALRELLDRFAVAGKGCSDLMCEAPLWNAMDALSDLAVAQCPGALEELARHMRHPNATTRRQVHDALASHGEKALPLLVKALRSADPDMTIMAANLLGRIAHKRGVDAILDGLESGHLATPNQRFAAYEALGRIPSLTGKMYLLTAWESESDPAGCIALVQALESQFVPAMGERLVGPVLSADPARQAHMVCALATASAPPLLHAMHGVAALREKIVDHLLQEGDPEAIARHRACLESLGELAAAQRLAARQDEPPAAGRHTRLLAIDDSAAMRSFYQGAGPGLDMEVLVAEHGQHGLSLLNAGAHVHCVVVDMNMPVMDGITFVRHLRSRSVFRELPVIMATTESTAEQREQAVQAGVDEFLKKPFTMHALQSTIARLLHT; encoded by the coding sequence ATGGAGGCACAGGCCCATCTCGACGAAGAAGACCTGCCTGCCTTGCTGGGATTGGCGGTGACGCCCCTGGGCGACGCTGCCGTGGATTCCATGGCCCGGGGCGTGCTCAGGGCCTTGTTGCTGGCGCACCCCCGCTGCCTGGCTCGCGCCCTGGAGCATGACAGTCCCCAGGTGCAGCGCGCTGCCGTGCATGCTGCGGCCTCCCTCAATGCCGCCGCGTCCGGTGCACAGGATGCCTTGGAAAGTCTGGTGGCCCTGGCCCGGGACGCCCGGCAGGCCGAGGCGCAGTCCGAATTGCTGTTGGAAGCCCTGACCGCCCTGGCCCAGCTGAACCTGGACATGCTGCGCCAGGCTGACGCCCTGGCCGTGTTCCGCACGTACCTTGCGCATCCGGACACACTCATCTCCGGCGTGTGCCTGAGCATGATCGGCGCACTCCAGGATTGCCAGAGCCTGCCCGCGCTGCGCGAACTCCTGGACCGTTTTGCTGTCGCCGGCAAGGGCTGCTCGGACCTCATGTGCGAAGCCCCGCTGTGGAACGCCATGGACGCCCTGAGCGATCTGGCCGTGGCCCAGTGCCCTGGCGCCCTGGAAGAGCTGGCCCGGCACATGCGCCATCCCAACGCCACAACCAGACGTCAGGTGCACGATGCCCTGGCATCCCATGGGGAAAAGGCCCTGCCGCTGCTCGTCAAGGCGCTGCGGTCTGCCGATCCGGACATGACCATCATGGCCGCCAACCTCCTGGGTCGCATCGCCCACAAGCGCGGGGTGGACGCCATCCTGGACGGGCTGGAGAGCGGCCATCTGGCCACGCCCAACCAGCGCTTTGCCGCCTATGAGGCCCTGGGCCGCATCCCGTCCCTGACGGGCAAAATGTATTTGCTGACCGCCTGGGAATCCGAATCCGACCCCGCCGGGTGCATTGCCCTGGTGCAGGCCCTGGAATCCCAGTTCGTTCCGGCCATGGGCGAGCGTCTGGTGGGTCCGGTTCTTAGTGCCGATCCCGCCCGGCAGGCGCACATGGTGTGTGCGCTGGCCACGGCCTCGGCGCCGCCCCTGCTGCATGCCATGCATGGCGTGGCGGCACTGCGCGAGAAGATAGTGGACCACCTGCTGCAGGAAGGCGACCCCGAAGCCATTGCCCGGCATCGCGCCTGCCTGGAATCCCTTGGAGAACTGGCCGCCGCGCAGCGGCTGGCCGCCCGGCAGGACGAGCCGCCTGCCGCAGGCAGGCACACCCGGCTGCTGGCCATCGACGATTCCGCCGCCATGCGCAGTTTTTACCAGGGAGCTGGCCCGGGGCTGGACATGGAAGTGCTCGTTGCCGAGCACGGCCAGCACGGCCTGAGCCTGCTGAACGCCGGCGCCCACGTCCACTGCGTGGTGGTGGACATGAACATGCCGGTGATGGACGGCATTACGTTTGTCCGCCATTTGCGGTCCCGATCCGTCTTTCGAGAACTGCCGGTGATCATGGCGACCACGGAATCCACTGCGGAACAACGTGAACAGGCAGTGCAGGCCGGCGTGGATGAGTTCCTGAAAAAACCCTTTACAATGCATGCATTGCAGTCCACAATTGCAAGGCTGCTGCACACTTAA
- a CDS encoding chemotaxis response regulator CheY has product MPADTKLRILVVDDFSTMRRIIKNILRQLGFNNIEEADDGANAWEMLNKGGVDFIISDWNMPNMTGIELLRKVRASEEFQDLPFLMVTAEAQQENVIEAVQAKVSNYIVKPFTAETLKQKIDKIFE; this is encoded by the coding sequence ATGCCAGCCGATACCAAGTTGCGCATCCTTGTTGTGGACGATTTCTCCACCATGCGCCGCATCATCAAAAACATTCTGCGGCAACTGGGCTTCAACAACATCGAAGAAGCCGACGACGGAGCCAACGCCTGGGAAATGCTCAACAAGGGCGGGGTTGATTTCATCATTTCGGACTGGAACATGCCCAATATGACCGGCATTGAGCTGCTGCGCAAGGTCCGCGCCAGCGAGGAATTCCAGGACCTGCCCTTCCTTATGGTCACTGCGGAAGCACAGCAGGAAAACGTCATTGAAGCTGTGCAGGCCAAGGTGTCCAACTACATCGTCAAGCCGTTCACAGCAGAGACCCTGAAGCAAAAGATCGATAAAATTTTCGAATAG
- a CDS encoding radical SAM protein, producing MHVVAASPRCAPGGRFVRGACPPDSPGWAQLKGLERLSFCDWPGRNVCVLFFGGCNLACPTCHNGRIAWAPDSVPSLPRAEVLGFLKARASWLDGVVVTGGEAACVPQLAEVLEEIAAFDLPVKLDTNGMLPDVVERLLDRELVAAVAVDVKGPWRLYPALTGLTGLPGLPGLAGGSADPDTAARNLGRMFAMAAHRPGAFQFRCTTVPLLTPEDIEETRQQLPAGFELTLQPYKEPRKYARTDPQARRLSGNVVA from the coding sequence ATGCACGTCGTCGCAGCCTCTCCCCGTTGCGCGCCCGGGGGGCGTTTTGTCCGTGGCGCCTGTCCCCCCGACTCTCCGGGGTGGGCGCAGCTCAAGGGGCTGGAGCGCCTGAGCTTTTGCGACTGGCCCGGTCGCAATGTGTGTGTGTTGTTTTTCGGCGGCTGCAATCTGGCCTGCCCCACCTGTCACAACGGCCGCATTGCCTGGGCGCCGGACTCCGTGCCCTCCTTGCCCCGGGCCGAGGTGTTGGGCTTTCTCAAGGCCCGCGCCAGCTGGCTGGACGGGGTGGTGGTTACCGGAGGCGAAGCCGCCTGCGTGCCACAGCTGGCTGAGGTGCTGGAGGAAATCGCCGCGTTCGATCTGCCCGTGAAGCTGGACACCAATGGCATGTTGCCAGACGTGGTGGAGCGCTTATTGGATCGGGAGCTGGTGGCTGCCGTGGCCGTGGATGTGAAGGGGCCCTGGCGGCTGTATCCGGCCCTGACCGGTCTGACTGGTCTTCCTGGCCTGCCGGGCCTGGCTGGCGGCAGTGCAGACCCCGACACCGCGGCCAGGAATCTTGGGCGCATGTTCGCCATGGCCGCGCACCGGCCCGGGGCGTTTCAGTTCCGGTGCACCACCGTGCCGCTGTTGACCCCTGAGGATATTGAAGAGACCCGCCAGCAGCTGCCGGCCGGGTTCGAGCTGACGTTGCAACCGTACAAGGAGCCGAGGAAGTATGCCCGCACAGATCCGCAAGCGAGACGGCTGTCTGGAAACGTGGTCGCCTGA
- a CDS encoding ribonucleoside triphosphate reductase: MPAQIRKRDGCLETWSPDRIAIAILKALNASGVKDPLLSKRLARKVEAKLEECEVAEQELVQDTVEQVLMESRLFHVAKKYILYREKRRELREHKAAYLDVAETIDTYLDKADWRVNENANMSHSFQGLMLHLSGTIQARYSLEKYPGEVREAHNHGYFHIHDLSFGLAGYCAGWSLRDVLLEGFNLDGRSSAGPAKHFDSILGQMVNFLGTLQNEWAGAQAFNNVDTYLAPFVRHDGLNYTQVKQAMQKFVFNLNTTSRWGGQSPFTNLSFDLVPPSHIAREGAIIGGKITDTPYGDYRAEMDMINRAFLEVMNEGDFHGRIFSFPIPTYNVTKDFPWESDLGEMLLQLTAKYGAPYFQNFISSDLNPEDVRSMCCRLQMDLRELRKKTGGLFGAGDLTGSIGVVTLNLPKLAYLAQGEEDFLDLLTEYAGLARDALEFKRKLIQDNLDKGLFPWTRRYLKNGYAGHFSTIGLVGGHEACMNLLGKGIETDAGIRLMQRVLNHLRELTSGYQEETGSLYNLEATPAEGTSYRLAKIDKGLYSEIQASGNGTPYYTNSTALPVGLTQDVLFALEHQNKLQPLYTGGTVFHTFLGEAVADTKALQRFIVKAFTDTKLPYLSITPTFSVCKEHGYIRGEHHECPVCGEDAEVFTRIVGYYRPVSQWNKGKKAEYKDRMLYDEFC; the protein is encoded by the coding sequence ATGCCCGCACAGATCCGCAAGCGAGACGGCTGTCTGGAAACGTGGTCGCCTGACCGCATCGCCATTGCAATTCTCAAAGCGCTGAACGCCAGCGGGGTCAAGGATCCCCTGTTGTCCAAGCGTTTGGCCCGCAAGGTGGAAGCCAAGCTGGAGGAGTGCGAGGTCGCCGAGCAGGAGCTGGTGCAGGATACCGTGGAGCAGGTGCTCATGGAGAGCCGGCTTTTCCACGTGGCGAAAAAATATATTCTGTATCGTGAAAAGCGCCGCGAATTGCGCGAGCACAAGGCCGCCTATCTGGATGTGGCCGAAACCATCGACACCTACCTGGACAAGGCCGACTGGCGCGTGAACGAAAACGCCAACATGAGCCACAGTTTCCAGGGGCTCATGCTGCACTTGTCCGGCACCATCCAGGCCCGGTATTCCCTGGAAAAATACCCCGGGGAAGTGCGCGAAGCCCACAACCACGGCTATTTCCACATCCACGATCTTTCCTTCGGCCTGGCCGGCTACTGCGCCGGCTGGAGCCTGCGCGATGTGCTGCTGGAAGGCTTCAACCTGGATGGCCGTTCCTCGGCGGGCCCGGCCAAGCATTTCGATTCCATCCTTGGGCAGATGGTGAACTTCCTTGGCACGTTGCAGAATGAATGGGCCGGCGCCCAGGCCTTCAACAACGTGGATACCTATCTCGCCCCCTTTGTGCGCCACGATGGCCTGAACTACACCCAGGTGAAGCAGGCCATGCAGAAGTTCGTGTTCAATCTGAACACCACCTCACGCTGGGGCGGGCAGTCGCCCTTTACCAATCTGTCCTTCGATCTCGTGCCGCCCTCGCACATCGCCCGGGAAGGGGCCATCATCGGCGGCAAAATCACGGACACTCCTTACGGCGACTACCGCGCGGAAATGGACATGATCAACCGCGCGTTCCTGGAGGTGATGAACGAGGGCGACTTCCACGGCCGCATCTTCTCCTTCCCCATCCCCACGTACAACGTCACCAAGGACTTTCCCTGGGAAAGCGACCTGGGCGAGATGCTCCTGCAGCTCACGGCCAAGTACGGCGCGCCGTACTTCCAGAACTTCATCTCCTCGGACCTCAACCCCGAAGACGTGCGCTCCATGTGCTGCCGGCTGCAGATGGACCTGCGCGAGCTGCGCAAGAAAACCGGCGGCCTTTTTGGCGCGGGCGACCTCACCGGCTCCATCGGCGTGGTGACGCTGAACCTGCCCAAGCTGGCCTACCTGGCCCAGGGCGAGGAAGATTTCCTGGATCTGCTCACGGAATACGCCGGCCTGGCCCGTGATGCCCTGGAATTCAAGCGCAAGCTCATCCAGGACAACCTGGACAAGGGCCTCTTCCCCTGGACGCGGCGCTACCTGAAAAACGGCTACGCCGGGCACTTCTCCACCATCGGCCTGGTGGGCGGGCACGAGGCCTGCATGAACCTGCTGGGCAAAGGCATCGAAACCGATGCCGGCATCCGCCTCATGCAGCGGGTCCTCAACCACCTGCGCGAACTCACGTCCGGCTATCAGGAAGAAACAGGCAGCCTGTACAACCTGGAAGCCACCCCCGCCGAAGGCACCAGCTACCGTCTGGCCAAGATCGACAAGGGGCTGTACTCGGAAATCCAGGCCTCGGGCAATGGCACCCCGTATTACACCAACTCCACGGCCCTGCCCGTGGGGCTGACGCAGGACGTGCTCTTCGCCCTGGAGCACCAGAACAAGCTGCAGCCGCTGTACACCGGCGGCACCGTGTTCCATACCTTCCTGGGCGAGGCCGTGGCAGACACCAAGGCCCTGCAGCGGTTCATCGTCAAGGCCTTCACGGACACCAAGCTGCCGTACCTGTCCATCACGCCCACGTTCTCGGTGTGCAAGGAACACGGCTACATTCGCGGCGAGCACCACGAGTGCCCCGTGTGCGGCGAGGATGCGGAAGTCTTTACCCGCATCGTGGGCTACTACCGCCCCGTGAGCCAGTGGAACAAGGGCAAGAAGGCGGAATACAAGGACCGGATGCTGTACGACGAATTCTGCTAA
- a CDS encoding DUF2087 domain-containing protein produces the protein MSRIEFPFVAKDVSALAKSLNRSLLKTLQENGHAPSHVQLLNMLVQSVGYKNFQHFRAQHEAQAQLASPPQAPAPVDHLLVARVARHFDAAGNLTRWPGKATHRQLCLWVFWSRIPAGSVLTEVALNALLTAHHLFGDHALLRRELFDHAMVTRTPDGREYRRLERRPPPEAVALIRHMTARRAG, from the coding sequence ATGTCCAGAATCGAATTCCCCTTTGTGGCCAAGGATGTTTCCGCCCTGGCCAAGTCCCTGAATCGGTCCCTGCTCAAAACACTGCAAGAGAACGGCCATGCGCCGAGCCATGTCCAGTTGCTGAACATGCTGGTGCAGTCCGTCGGGTACAAGAACTTCCAGCATTTCCGGGCCCAGCACGAGGCCCAGGCCCAGCTGGCCAGCCCGCCGCAGGCTCCGGCCCCCGTGGATCACCTGCTGGTGGCCCGCGTGGCCCGGCACTTTGACGCCGCCGGCAACCTGACGCGCTGGCCGGGCAAGGCCACGCATCGGCAACTGTGCCTGTGGGTGTTCTGGTCCAGGATTCCGGCCGGCAGCGTGCTCACCGAGGTCGCCCTCAACGCCCTGCTGACAGCGCATCATCTGTTCGGCGACCATGCCCTGCTGCGGCGGGAACTGTTCGACCACGCGATGGTCACGCGCACGCCAGACGGCCGCGAATATCGCCGCCTGGAGCGCCGCCCGCCGCCGGAAGCCGTGGCCCTCATCCGACACATGACCGCCCGCCGGGCAGGCTAG
- a CDS encoding DsrE family protein, giving the protein MARFLFVLSRGAEDPTRCVRCFQFAKIAVEKGHEVTVFLVDDAVQLCHLSITERIKAPTGDECLPYLRLLQDRQVPLLVCKPCAEARMIGEDDLPQGFRISTGATLIDLAAEAKVFTF; this is encoded by the coding sequence ATGGCACGCTTTCTGTTTGTCCTGTCCCGCGGGGCGGAAGACCCCACCCGCTGCGTCCGGTGTTTTCAGTTCGCCAAGATCGCGGTGGAAAAGGGGCACGAGGTGACGGTGTTCCTGGTGGACGACGCCGTGCAGCTCTGCCATTTGAGCATCACCGAACGCATCAAGGCCCCCACCGGCGACGAATGCCTGCCCTACCTGCGCCTGCTGCAGGACCGGCAGGTGCCCCTCCTGGTGTGCAAGCCGTGCGCCGAGGCCCGGATGATCGGCGAGGATGACCTGCCCCAAGGCTTCCGCATCAGCACCGGGGCTACCCTCATCGACCTGGCTGCCGAGGCCAAGGTGTTCACGTTCTGA
- a CDS encoding methyl-accepting chemotaxis protein has protein sequence MAREMKITTRLGLGFGTLLALLLVLSSITYINIGSLVTTSRWVEHTHEVIQTASGALQELLNMETGVRGFLITGKENYLEPFKNGERGFSELIVKGKKLTSDNPVQVQRWEKLQRLQQEWIEKVATPEIAAREEAAKHVRTMDSLISMMEQGSGKTLMDTMRSILADIIAVEDGLLVTRATEAAGTVNFTKKSIVIGTLFALLLGAGLSVLITRKLFNQLGEDPGYLYEVASRIAAGEMDIQFKDHKGEGGVYAILKLMVANLKRKILEADGKSAEALEETEKAREAKALAEAATKTAQGKADDILRAAQQLESVVEIVTSASEQLSAQIEQSTSGAEQQAHRIGETATSMEEMNATVLEVAKNAASAAGTADQAKSKAAEGAQVVSKVVQGIERVQHQSQAMKTDMGSLGRQAEGIGQVMNVISDIADQTNLLALNAAIEAARAGEAGRGFAVVADEVRKLAEKTMTATKEVGEAIRGIQDGTRQNIENVEKIGRNIEEVTGLAKNSGSSLQEIVALAERTTDQIRSMATASEEQSSASEEINRSIEDVNRVSIETSEAMRQSAQAVNELANQAQVLKRLIHEMKSDNSVSAHAPSPGNQRSAFGRS, from the coding sequence ATGGCCAGAGAAATGAAGATAACAACACGATTGGGGCTCGGGTTTGGCACGCTCCTGGCGTTATTGCTTGTCTTGTCTTCGATTACATATATCAACATTGGTTCACTTGTGACCACCTCCAGATGGGTCGAACACACCCACGAGGTCATCCAAACCGCTTCAGGTGCACTTCAAGAGTTGTTAAACATGGAGACTGGGGTCCGCGGATTTCTCATCACAGGAAAAGAAAACTACCTGGAGCCATTCAAAAATGGTGAAAGGGGTTTTTCTGAACTGATTGTGAAAGGGAAAAAATTGACATCCGACAACCCCGTCCAGGTTCAGCGTTGGGAAAAATTGCAGCGCCTGCAGCAGGAATGGATAGAAAAAGTTGCAACGCCTGAAATTGCTGCGCGCGAAGAGGCCGCAAAGCACGTCAGGACCATGGATAGTCTGATCAGTATGATGGAGCAAGGGTCTGGAAAGACGTTGATGGATACTATGCGCTCCATTCTCGCGGACATCATTGCAGTCGAGGACGGATTACTCGTGACGCGGGCCACTGAAGCTGCAGGGACAGTAAATTTTACAAAAAAATCAATAGTGATAGGCACATTGTTTGCCTTGTTGCTCGGCGCAGGGCTGTCGGTGCTCATTACCCGGAAGCTCTTTAACCAACTCGGGGAAGATCCTGGGTACTTATATGAAGTTGCCAGCAGGATTGCGGCTGGCGAGATGGATATCCAATTCAAGGACCACAAGGGGGAGGGCGGGGTCTATGCCATCCTCAAGCTTATGGTCGCCAATCTGAAACGCAAAATTCTTGAAGCTGACGGCAAGTCCGCAGAGGCGCTGGAAGAAACAGAGAAGGCGCGAGAAGCGAAGGCCCTGGCGGAAGCAGCCACGAAGACAGCCCAGGGCAAAGCGGACGACATCCTTCGCGCTGCCCAGCAACTCGAATCCGTCGTGGAGATTGTCACATCCGCTTCGGAACAACTGTCTGCGCAAATTGAACAATCGACCAGCGGCGCCGAGCAGCAGGCGCATCGTATCGGCGAAACGGCAACCTCGATGGAAGAAATGAACGCAACCGTGTTGGAGGTTGCGAAAAACGCCGCCAGCGCCGCGGGCACCGCAGATCAAGCGAAGAGCAAGGCGGCTGAAGGCGCTCAGGTCGTCAGCAAGGTTGTGCAGGGGATCGAGCGCGTCCAGCACCAATCCCAGGCGATGAAGACAGACATGGGCAGCCTGGGCAGACAGGCTGAAGGTATCGGGCAAGTTATGAATGTTATTTCTGATATCGCAGACCAGACAAATCTGCTGGCCCTGAATGCCGCCATCGAAGCTGCCCGGGCTGGTGAGGCGGGACGCGGCTTTGCTGTCGTGGCTGACGAGGTGCGAAAACTGGCTGAAAAAACGATGACGGCGACAAAGGAAGTCGGCGAGGCGATCCGTGGCATTCAGGATGGCACCAGACAGAATATCGAAAATGTCGAAAAGATTGGAAGAAATATCGAGGAAGTCACCGGGCTGGCAAAGAATTCCGGGAGTTCATTGCAAGAGATTGTTGCGTTAGCCGAAAGGACAACCGATCAAATCCGCTCCATGGCTACCGCATCGGAAGAGCAGTCCTCGGCCAGCGAGGAAATCAATCGCAGTATTGAAGACGTCAATAGAGTATCGATCGAAACGTCTGAAGCGATGCGGCAATCTGCCCAGGCAGTGAATGAGCTGGCCAATCAGGCCCAAGTGCTTAAGCGGCTCATCCATGAAATGAAGTCTGACAACAGCGTCAGTGCACATGCGCCTTCCCCTGGGAATCAACGCAGCGCGTTCGGGAGATCCTAG